The following coding sequences are from one Diachasmimorpha longicaudata isolate KC_UGA_2023 chromosome 6, iyDiaLong2, whole genome shotgun sequence window:
- the LOC135163986 gene encoding heparan-alpha-glucosaminide N-acetyltransferase → MEVKECDYGALSLDQACTVFENRRSNFQLWIYSVISDCISCSFGKISRLDSHRNASFVFNIAKTHTWRIFNEDHSGDYKLPNDTRNLICELKPPLGQYGLYKVTVEDSGCEIDTIRQPTNPYTPIVVIFALLLSILLLLSSGRILARYFRRRKPEISSAVESAEERPITKRRVQSIDTFRGMSILMMIFVNNGAGDYAVLEHKPWDGLYVGDLVFPSFIWIMGVCIPIALTSQLSRGVARWRICINIMKRGVLLFFIGLCLNTIGTQAQLEKIRVFGVLQRFGVAYLVVGIIYVLLSRRQSPKCRHGILAKTEDCLSLLPQWVVISSIVAAHCIITFRMKVPGCPTGYLGPGGNHKYGEFFNCTGGAAGYIDKLILGTDHIYQNPTINSIYGSGPFDPEGILGCLTTIFQTFLGVQAGKILRVHKNWRSRVIRWMVLAAIYGGVAAVLHFRNIIPVNKNLWSVSFVLLTTSFALALLTACYLLVDVSRVWNGGPFRIPGMNALIMYIGHQMCYQIFPFHWRYGTMNTHYWRTIAGLWEVSLWAIVSYIMHHKRIYVSL, encoded by the exons ATGGAGGTGAAAGAGTGCGATTATGGTGCACTCAGTCTCGATCAAGCCTGCACTGTTTTCGAAAATAGAAGGAGTAATTTTCAACTGTGGATTTATTCAGTGATCAGTGACTGCATTTCG TGTTCTTTCGGGAAAATTTCTAGACTTGACAGTCACCGAAATGCCAGTTTTGTATTCAACATTGCTAAGACACATActtggagaattttcaatgaggATCATTCTGGAGATTATAAGTTGCCTAATGACACCAG aAACCTAATTTGTGAGTTAAAACCACCACTGGGACAGTATGGGCTGTACAAAGTCACGGTGGAGGATTCCGGCTGTGAGATTGATACAATCAGACAGCCGACAAACCCGTATACAC CTATTGTTGTTATCTTCGCTCTGCTTCTGTccatcctcctcctcctgtCCTCTGGGAGAATTCTCGCGAGGTACTTCAGGAGAAGAAAACCAGAAATTTCGAGTGCTGTTGAATCCGCTGAGGAACGTCCGATTACCAAACGTCGGGTTCAATCCATCGATACGTTCAGAGG AATGAGCATCTTGATGATGATCTTCGTGAATAATGGAGCTGGCGATTATGCAGTCTTGGAGCACAAACCGTGGGATGGTCTCTACGTCGGAGACCTGGTATTTCCCAGCTTTATCTGGATCATGGGCGTCTGCATTCCCATCGCCCTGACATCGCAATTGTCTCGTGGAGTTGCCCGATGGCGAATTTGTATCAACATCATGAAACGCGGGGTCCTATTGTTCTTTATTGGACTGTGTTTGAACACTATTGGAACACAGGCCCAGCTGGAAAAAATTCGAGTCTTTGGAGTGCTCCAGAGATTCGGTGTGGCTTATCTAGTTGTTGGGATTATTTATGTTCTCTTGAGTCGAAGGCAGTCGCCGAAGTGTCGG cATGGAATATTGGCGAAAACAGAGGATTGTTTATCTCTGCTACCACAGTGGGTTGTTATTTCGAGTATTGTCGCTGCTCATTGTATTATCACGTTCCGGATGAAGGTCCCAGGATGTCCCAC GGGATATCTCGGTCCAGGCGGTAATCACAAatatggagaattttttaactgCACTGGAGGCGCAGCTGGGTATATCGATAAACTAATACTGGGAACCGATCATATATATCAGAATCCAACGATCAATAGCATTTACGGGTCCGGACCGTTCGATCCCGAGGGCATTCTCGGCTGTCTCACGACTATATTCCAAACATTTTTGGGGGTCCAGGCTGGGAAAATTCTAAGGGTCCACAAGAACTGGAGGAGCCGGGTCATTCGGTGGATGGTTTTGGCTGCCATTTACGGGGGAGTCGCCGCAGTTCTTCATTTCAGGAATATTATTCCCGTCAACAAGAACTTGTG gtcagtttccttcgtgtTATTGACAACTAGCTTCGCTCTAGCTCTTTTGACTGCTTGTTATTTATTGGTTGACGTCAGTCGGGTGTGGAACGGTGGGCCATTTCGGATACCag GCATGAACGCCCTCATCATGTATATCGGTCACCAAATGTGTTACCAAATATTCCCCTTCCACTGGAGGTACGGTACTATGAATACCCATTACTGGAGAACAATTGCAGGCCTCTGGGAGGTCAGTTTATGGGCTATTGTGTCCTACATTATGCACCACAAACGAATATACGTCAGTCTCTAG
- the Sec24cd gene encoding protein transport protein Sec24C yields MNQQYMHQAHQQPPQPHPQAPHYGGPPGNSAYEGLNANVPPNMMKPPVNSQHYQLPKNQPGPPPGSMPPGANPYYNYNAQVNNQQAPPSSSLHGPPPSVNQDNLTNEMANMGLNNPPSAFPPPPPTNTAPPPSNMNGFSSSDHSPSGPSDPHLPPAASTQPQSLPPNQNTPSNMNRYPIEPPQMIQKPPGPPMAYPPTQQRPMPGQQPPAALPPPNALMPGAPHPQTFPGTRLPPGPPGNPALSAPPPHNLGGPPLTQPPYNAYPPQGPPQGQQNHQNLQRQMMSGPPMASSGLQQPQMPPMPQMRQPPGAMPGPMPGYQPPDPYSGQRSPFHPQGLNMSGPTPGYQPGVQPQQAKRLDPESMPSPIQVMQDDQRTRGGVFITNQKGLAPPFVTTKFVVQDQGNASPRFIRSTIYTVPTTTDIMKQTGVPFGLIVSPMAQVIEEEQEPPIVDMGEVGPVRCIRCKAYMGPFMQFIDAGRRFQCAFCKATTEVPSEYFQHLDHTGQRMDRYERPELMLGTYEFIATKEYCRNTTFPKPPAIVFVIDVSYNNVKSGLVDLLCSELKNIIKHLPKDRFQEKTLMKVGFITYSNTVHFYNISPNLTQPQMMVVGDVQDVFMPLLDGFLGDPEESEAVIDALLAQIPVMFADTRETETILAPAIQAGLEALRASDCPGKLMVFHSSLPIAEAPGKLKNRDDRKLLGGDKEKTVLAPQSTVYNHLGQECVGVGCSVDLFVFNNSYVDLATIGQVSRLTGGEVYKYTYFQADSDGNRLVMDIINNISRPIAFDAVMRVRTSTGVRPTDFYGHFYMSNTTDMELASIDCHKAVAVEVKHDDKLSDEEGVYVQVALLYTSCGGVRRLRIINLSLKTSSQMAELYRACDPDAVVNFFAKQSVFKLIESTPKAVKDNLISKCATILAAYRKHCASPFSASQLVLPECMKLLPLYVNCLLKSDAISGGADMTIDDRTFVMMAVATMPLYTSVNYFYPRLLPLHDIDPQANELPQQLRCSIDKFSEDGAYLLENGIHMFLWLGLALSPEWTQAVFGAPVVDTERTSLPVLDNQLNIRIRDIIARVRAERHHCMRLTIVRQRDKLEMVLRHFLVEDRGNDNSQSYVDFLCHMHKEIKTLLSN; encoded by the exons ATGAATCAGCAGTACATGCATCAGGCGCACCAGCAGCCGCCTCAGCCTCATCCACAAGCTCCACATTATGGAGGTCCTCCAGGCAATTCTGCGTATGAAGGGCTGAACGCCAATGTTCCTCCGAATATGATGAAACCTCCTGTGAATTCTCAGCACTATCAATTACCCAAGAACCAGCCAGGACCACCACCAGGAAGCATGCCACCAGGAGCCAATCCATACTATAATTACAATGCTCAAGTCAACAATCAGCAGGCACCTCCATCCAGCTCTCTCCATGGACCACCACCATCGGTCAATCAGGATAATTTGACTAATGAAATGGCTAACATGGGGCTGAATAATCCCCCATCG GCCTTTCCCCCGCCGCCGCCAACGAACACTGCCCCTCCCCCCTCGAACATGAATGGTTTTTCCTCGTCAGATCACTCCCCCTCAGGTCCCTCAGATCCTCACCTCCCACCGGCAGCCTCCACCCAACCCCAGAGTCTTCCGCCGAATCAAAACACCCCATCCAACATGAACAGATACCCAATCGAACCCCCCCAAATGATACAAAAGCCTCCTGGACCCCCAATGGCCTATCCACCTACCCAACAGAGACCAATGCCGGGTCAACAGCCCCCAGCTGCGCTCCCCCCTCCAAATGCCCTGATGCCAGGTGCTCCTCATCCCCAGACATTCCCAGGTACTCGATTACCTCCAGGACCCCCAGGAAACCCAGCCCTTTCTGCCCCCCCACCTCACAACTTGGGAGGCCCACCCCTTACACAACCCCCCTACAACGCCTACCCGCCCCAGGGCCCTCCTCAGGGTCAGCAAAACCATCAGAATCTTCAGAGGCAGATGATGTCAGGTCCTCCTATGGCCTCCAGTGGACTCCAACAACCCCAGATGCCTCCCATGCCCCAAATGCGTCAACCTCCAGGTGCAATGCCTGGTCCAATGCCCGGTTACCAACCCCCAGATCCCTACAGTGGCCAGCGCAGTCCCTTCCACCCTCAAGGCCTCAACATGTCAGGACCCACTCCAGGGTACCAGCCCGGTGTCCAGCCCCAACAGGCAAAACGTCTCGACCCTGAATCCATGCCCAGTCCTATCCAAGTAATGCAGGACGATCAACGAACCCGCGGAGGTGTATTCATCACGAATCAGAAAGGCCTCGCACCTCCCTTTGTCACGACAAAATTCGTCGTTCAAGATCAGGGCAACGCATCCCCCAGATTCATCAGATCCACCATCTACACAGTTCCAACGACAACTGACATAATGAAACAAACTGGAGTGCCTTTTGGACTGATTGTCAGTCCCATGGCCCAGGTGATCGAGGAGGAGCAGGAGCCACCAATTGTCGATATGG GTGAAGTCGGGCCTGTGAGGTGCATCAGATGTAAGGCCTATATGGGCCCCTTCATGCAGTTCATCGACGCTGGACGAAGATTCCAATGCGCCTTCTGCAAAGCCACCACCGAAGTTCCATCAGAATACTTCCAGCATCTTGATCACACTGGTCAGCGAATGGATCGTTACGAAAGACCGGAACTGATGCTGGGAACTTACGAGTTTATCGCTACTAAGGAGTACTGCAGAAACACAACCTTTCCGAAGCCACCAGCCATAGTGTTCGTCATCGATGTGTCCTATAATAACGTTAAATCAGGATTAGTTGATCTTCTGTGCAGTGAACTCAAGAACATCATAAAACATCTTCCCAAGGATCGTTTTCAGGAGAAAACTCTCATGAAAGTAGGATTCATCACCTACTCGAATACTGTACATTTCTACAATATCAGCCCCAATTTAACCCAACCACAGATGATGGTCGTGGGAGACGTGCAGGATGTATTTATGCCATTGTTGGATGGATTCTTAGGAGATCCTGAGGAGAGTGAAGCTGTTATTGATGCCTTATTGGCACAAATTCCCGTTATGTTTGCTGATACTCGCGAAACAGAGACGATACTGGCACCGGCGATTCAGGCGGGCTTGGAGGCATTGAGAGCCTCTGATTGTCCAGGTAAACTGATGGTGTTTCATTCGTCTCTGCCCATTGCAGAAGCCCCTGGCAAACTGAAGAACAGGGATGACAGAAAGCTGCTTGGAGGGGACAAGGAGAAGACTGTCTTGGCTCCTCAGAGCACTGTTTACAATCACCTGGGACAGGAGTGCGTTGGGGTTGGCTGCAGTGTCGATCTCTTCgtcttcaataattcttacGTCGATCTTGCCACCATTGGACAAGTATCCAGATTGACTGGGGGTGAGGTTTATAAATACACGTATTTCCAGGCTGACAGTGATGGTAATCGTCTTGTTATggatattattaataatattagTAGACCAATTGCGTTTGACGCTGTAATGAGGGTCAGAACGTCCACTGGGGTCAGACCCACGGATTTCTATGGACACTTCTACATGTCGAATACTACGGATATGGAATTGGCTAGCATTGATTGTCATAAAGCTGTTGCGGTCGAGGTCAAGCATGATGATAAGTTGTCTGATGAAGAAGGAGTTTATGTTCAAGTCGCGCTACTCTACACGTCGTGTGGAGGTGTACGTCGATTGAGAATTATTAATCTCAGTCTCAAGACTTCATCACAGATGGCCGAGTTGTACAGAGCTTGTGATCCTGATGCTGTTGTCAATTTCTTTGCTAAACAAAGTGTCTTTAAGCTCATTGAATCCACACCTAAGGCTGTCAAGGACAATTTGATAAGCAAGTGTGCCACTATTTTGGCTGCGTACAGGAAACACTGTGCCTCGCCCTTCAGTGCCAGTCAGCTTGTTCTACCAGAATGCATGAAACTCCTTCCTCTTTATGTCAATTGTCTGCTTAAGAGCGATGCTATCTCTGGGGGAGCTGATATGACAATCGATGACAGAACTTTCGTCATGATGGCCGTTGCTACCATGCCTCTTTATACGTCCGTTAATTACTTCTATCCGAGGCTGCTCCCACTGCACGATATCGATCCACAGGCCAATGAACTACCACAGCAGCTCAGGTGTTCCATTGATAAGTTTTCTGAGGATGGAGCTTATTTACTAG AGAATGGGATTCACATGTTCCTCTGGCTGGGTCTTGCACTGTCCCCAGAGTGGACTCAGGCAGTTTTCGGTGCACCGGTAGTTGACACTGAGCGTACCTCACTTCCTGTCTTGGATAATCAACTCAACATACGTATAAGAGATATAATTGCCCGTGTTCGTGCCGAAAGACATCATTGCATGAGG TTGACAATTGTACGCCAGAGGGATAAACTGGAAATGGTTCTTCGTCACTTTTTGGTGGAAGACCGAGGCAATGACAACAGCCAGAGCTACGTCGATTTCCTCTGTCATATGCACAAAGAGATCAAGACACTCCttagtaattaa